The stretch of DNA CTCGCGGGTCTCTCCCTCGACGGTGACCTGCCCTTCGGCCATCGCTTCCAGCAGCGCGGCCTGGGTTTTCGGCGGCGCGCGGTTGATCTCGTCGGCCAGCACGACGTTCGCGAAGATCGGGCCGGGCTGGAACTCGAAGTCGCCCTCGTTCTCGTGGAACACGTTCGTCCCGGTGATGTCCGCCGGCAGCAGGTCCGGCGTGAACTGGATCCGGGAGAAGGAGAGCCCCAGTGCGGTCGAGACGCTCTGGGCGGTCAACGTCTTCCCCGTGCCGGGGACGTCTTCAAGCAGGACGTGCCCGCGGGCGAGCACGCCGACGAGGACGGTTTCGAGGAACTCACGGCGAACGATCACGGCTCCCTCGATGGCGTCGAGCACTGCCTCACAGCGCTCGCCAGCCTCCGAGGCGGAGGGCGTGTCAGTCGTCATTCACCCGGTAGGTCGCGCCGGGGGCCCAAAGTTCCTGCCCCTCACGGCGTCCCCGATCCGGACGCGGGGCCGAGCAATCCGCGGTAGCTATTTCGATCCCCGAGGTGAACGTGCGGGCATGTCGCTCCGAACGTGGCTGGCACGGCTCCCCCGGCGACGTCCGTGGCTCGCGCTCGCGCTGGCGGTCCTGGTCGTCGAGATCGTCGGCGCGTCGGGCGCGGTGTTCACGGCACAGGGGCTGGGCGCGTGGTACGCCTCCCTCGAACGCCCGGCGGTCGCGCCGCCGAACTGGGTGTTCGGGCCGGTGTGGACGGCGCTGTTCGCGTCGATGGGCGGCGCCGTCTGGCTCGTCTGGCGCCGCATCGAGTCGGCGACGGGGCCCGCCCGCCTCGCGCTCGGCGTGTTCGCGGCCCAGTTCGTGTTCAACCTCGCGTGGTCGGCGGTGTTCTTCGGGATGCGGGAGATCGCCGCCGGGCTGGCGGTGATCGGCGTACTCTGGGCGCTGATCGTCGCGACGATCCGGGCGTTCGACCGCGTCGACCGCCGGGCCGCGGTACTGCTCGTCCCCTACCTCCTGTGGGTGACGTTCGCGGCGTACCTGAACTACCGGTTCTGGGTACTGAACTGACTCGCGGGAGCCAGCGCGCTACCGGTCGAACTCCGGGGTACGACTCTCCCGGAACGCCGCGACGCCCTCCTCGTGGGCGGGCGTGTCGTACGCAAGCGACTGGAGGGCCGCCTCTCGCTGGAGCCCGTCGCGCCACTGCTGGCCGAGGCTGTCGTGGATCGCCTCCTTCGCGAGCCCGACGTTCGCGGTCGGTTTGCTCTGCAGTGTTTCGAGCAGCTCGTCGACGCGAGCGTCGAGTTCGTCGCCCGGCACCGCCTCGTTGACGAGATCCATCGCCGCCGCCTCGTCGGCGCCGACGAGCTCGCCGGTGAACGCGAGCTCCTTCGTCTTCCGGAGGCCGATCAGGTGCGGCAGGATCGCCGTTGCGCCCATGTCGGGGATCAGCCCGACGTTGACGAACGAGGCGCCAAAGCGGGCGGACTCGGCGGCGTACGCGAAGTCGGCGACGGCGACCAGCGACAGCCCCGCGCCGACCGCGTCGCCGTTCACCTTCGCGACGATCGGCACCGGCGCCGAGAGCGCGTTCTCGGCGACGCGGCCGAACGTCGCCTGTACGCGCTCGTACGCCTCCGCGGTCGTCCAGTCGCGCTCGGCCATCGAATCGATATCGCCCCCGGCGCTGAACGCGTCGCCCTCGCCGGTGATCACGGCGGCGTCGTGGCTCTCGGGGTCGAGGTCCCCGAACGCGTCCGCCAGTTCGGCGGCGACGTCGGTGGTCATCGCGTTGTACACGTCGGGCCGGTCGAAGGTGATGCGCTTGACTGCGCCGTCGTCGATCTGCATGGGTAGGCCCGGGGCCGGCGGCGCCTTAGTTCCCGTCGCTGTGGGCGGAGCGAGGCTCGACGTCGAACACCTGCGAGAACAGCGCGTTCTGTCCGCGCCTGAGCCGTTCGAGAAAGGCCGACTTGCTGATCCCGATCGCGTCGGCGACCTCGCCGGCTGTGGTCCGGCGCGGGACCGTGAAGTACCCCATCTCGACGGCGGCCCTGATCGCCTCGGTCTGGGCGGGAGTGAGGTCCCACCGCTCGGCCACGGTGCTGTCCTCCTCCGGGCCGAGTGCGTACACTCGTTCCAGTTCGACGCCGACGGTCTCACCGGCGGTCGCCATCACGGCCTGCAGGATCTCTTGGCCGACGACGGCGCCGGTCAGCAGCGCGTCCCCGCGCTCGTAGCGCAGCGACTCGACGACGAACCCCGCGCTCACGAGTTCGTGGACGACGCTGCGCTGGAGGGAGAGACAGCGGTAGCTGTGGCGGCCGTCGACGGTCGCCCGATAGAGATATCGAATACGGTCGTCGGCGTCGAGCGCGGCGGTGAACGCCTCGTTCGGCGCCGCGCTGAACCGTAGGAGGACGTTGCCGTCGTCCCGGAGCAGCGGCGGCGCCACGTCGACGACCGCGTCGGCCGCCCGGGAGGCCTCGGCGAGCGGACAGTCATCGCCCCTGATGCGGAACTCCGCCATCAGGCACTCGTCGATCATCGGCCGAGAGAGGCGCCGGAAGTATTTAAAACCCGGCTATAGACTGCCGAACCGGTAAGGTCGATCGTCGACAACCAACGACCATGAACATCGAGGAGGTCAAAGCACAGGCCGGACCGCGCGCGTTCAGCCCGCGGGACGACCTACCCCGGGAGTACCGCGAGGCGGCGACGCGGATGCTCGAGTTCCACGCCAACAGTGAGATCATGGGCGCGTACTTAGAGCGCCCGTTCATCCGCAAGGCGCCCAGCCTTGAGCGGAAGATGGCGTTCAGCGCCAAGACGCAGGACGAGATCGGCCACGGGCAGATGCTCTACCGCGCCGCGGAGTCGCTGGGCATCAAGACCCGCGACGAGATGCTCGAGGACCTCGCCAACGGCGACGGGAAGTTCCTCAACTGCTTCCACTACCCGATGGAGCGCTACGTCGAGACGCCGATGATCGCCTTCTTCGTCGACGGCGCCGCGATGCGCCGGCAGGCGACGCTGAAGTCCTCCAGTTGGGAGCCGTACGCCCACGCGATGGACAAGATCTGCTTCGAGGAGGGGATGCACGTCAAACACGGCGAGTCGATCCTGCGGGAGCTGATGAGCGGCTCGAAGAAGGAACAGGAGATGACCCAGGAGGCGTTCGAGCAGTGGTGGCCCCGCATCCTGCAGTTCTTCGGGCCGACCGACGATCAGAGCACCCACCACGACTTCGCCGAGCAGGTGGGGCTGAAGACGAAGTCCAACGACGAGCTCCGGAACGCGTTCCTCAACACGTACATGCCCAAAGCCGAGAACTACGGGCTGGAAATCCCCGACGAGCCGCGCATCCGGGACAACGGCGACGGCACCTACGAGGTCGTGGAGGACGACCTCGACTGGGAGGAGTTCTTCACCGTCTCCAAGAACGAGTACGAGGGCAGCAAGCAGCAGATCGAGAGCCGAGCACGGGCACAGGAGGCCGTCCAGTGGGTGCGCGACATGCTGGACGGGCAGTCGACCACCGGGAGCGGCCCCACGCCGCAGGCGGCTGACTGACCATGATTTGGGAAGTGTTCCGGCAGGGGACGCCCGAGGGCGCCCACGAGCACTGCGGCAACGTCCACGCCCCCGATCGGGAGATGGCCAAGCAGTTCTCGGCCATCCAGCACGGTCGGCGCAAGCCGACCCACTCGCTGTGGGTCGCTCCACAGGAGCGGGTCAGCGGCGTCTACGGCGACGAAGACGCCGGTACCGTCGACGGCGAGACGGACTGGACGGTGTTCCGGCAAGGGAAGGCAGGCGACTACCACGAGCACTGCGGGCAGGTGACCGCCGGGAGCGTCGACGACGCGAAAGCGGCAGCCCACGACGCCTTCGGCGATGACGACCCCAACAGCCTCTGGGTAGTTCAGTCGCGCTACGTCGGCGAGATCACCGACGAGGACGTCGAGTTCGGCGGCACGACGAACAAGGCGTACCGCTTCGCCCAGACGTACAACGTCGACCCGGCCGCCGAGGAGGTCAAAGCCTCCGAGAGCGAGCAGATCGAGGCCGAGCGACAGCGGGGTGACAGCTGATGGCGGCGACCGACGCCGACCTCGGCGCCCCCGACGAACTGAGCGAGCGGGAGCGCGAGGCCGTCGAGGCCCAGCTGTTCCGGCTCGCCGACGACGAGTACGTCCAGGCCGAGCGCTACACGTTCTGGCAGGTCCGCGCGCCGACGCTGGAGTCGGATCTCGCGGTCGCGAACAACGCACAGGACGAGCTCGGCCACGCGCGGCTGTGGTACGACGCGATCCAGCAACTGGGCTACTCCGAGGAGTCGCTGCTGTGGGAGAGCGAGCCCGACGACTTCCAGCACAGCACGCTCGTCGAACTTCCGTTCTCGGAGGGCGACTGGGGCGACGCGATCCTCCGTGGCTACCTGTACGACGTGGCCGAGGAGATCCGCCTCGCCGCGCTGGAGGAGTCCAGCTACGAGGCGATCCGCAACCGCACCAGCCGTATCCAGGGCGAGGAGGACTACCACGTCGAGCACGCGCAGAACTGGCTCCGGCGGATGGCTGACGACGAGGAGGCCAGTCGCCGCGTGCAGGCCGCGCTCGACCGACTCTACCCGTACGCACTGACGCTGTTCGAGCCGGTCGGGGAGGTCCACGGCGACGGCGACGATGCCGTCGCCGGCGTGGAGGACGACATCGTCGACCTCGGTATCCGCGACGCGACGCTCGACGAGATGCGCGCGGAGTGGGCGGAGCGCACGACCGCGTTCCTCACCGATCTCGGCTTCGAAGTGCCGGAGGACGCCGAGCCGGTGACGCCGACGGGGCGGGACAACGAGCACACCGAGCACTGGCACGACCTTCACGAGGAGATGGTGTCGTCCTACCGCAACCTCGGTCGCCACGAAGCGACCACACTGATGGACGATGAGTAGCGAGCCCGACGGCCCCGAGGAGTTCGACCGCCCGCGGGCCGACCCCGACGCCGGCCCGTGTGGCTACACCGAGTACGAGACCAAGGAGCGAACCACCGAGGAGGTGCCCGCCACCGGCGAGGGCGCCGAGGGGCTCGAACGCGAGGTCTGGGCGGCGCTGTACGAGGTCGAGGACCCGGAGATGCCCGTCAGCGTCGTCGACCTCGGGCTGATCTACGGGCTCGAACTCGACGACGGGGAGGCGACGATCGACATGACGCTGACCTACAGCGGCTGCCCCGCCCGCGAACTGATCCTCGACGACGTGGCGGAGGCGGCCGAGAGCGTCGACGGCGTCGACGAGGCCGAGGTCCGACTCGTCTGGGCGCCGGACTGGTCGCTCGATCTCGTCACCGAACAGGGGAAGGAAGCGCTTCGGGAGTTCGGCATCAGCGTGGAGCGATGAGCGACGAACCCACCGCGGGGCCGAGCACGAACTCGCCGGAACCGGACCCAAGCGTCACGACGAGTGGAGAAACGACGGGTGCGGAGTGTCCGTACTGCGGCTCGGAGAACACCGAGCGCGAACACCCTCGCGGACCGTCGCGCTGCCAGTCGATTCACTACTGCAACGACTGCCTCCAGCAGTTCAAGAAGTTCGAGTAGGGGCGCGGACTACTCCGCGTCTTCGTCGGCGGCGTCCTTCCGCTTGATCAGGAACTTCATGTCGCCCTCCAGCACCACTGTCTCCTCCTGGTTCTCCATCACGCAGTCGAGCACGACCAGCCCGGCGTCGTCGCGGCTGAGCTCTTTCTTCTCGGTGACCTCCATCTCCAACTGCAGCGTGTCGCCGATCGTGACGGGGTTCGGGAGGTCCATGTAGTTCATCCCCAGGAACGCGACCGCGGTGCGCTCGACGATGCCCGTCCGGTAGACGAAGCCGGTGGCTTGGACGAACGTCATCGGGCCGTGGGCGATGCGCTCGCCGAACTCCTGCTCCTCGGCGTACTCCTTGTTGGTGTGCAGTTCGGTCCAGTCGCCGCTGAGCGCGGAGTGCATCACGAAGTCCGACTCGGTGACTGTCCGCCCGACGCTGATGAACTCTTCACCGACCTCGAAGTCCTCGAAGTAGTGCGGTTCGTAGCTGTAGGCCATACCCCCGGGTTCGCCCAGTCGGGATAAATAGCTCCCGGAGGCGCCGAGTGGTCCGCTACCGGTGGTCGTAGACGCGCTGGACCTTCCCGACCTCGCTGCGGGCGATGCCGCCGGACTCGACCAGCGTGAGCTCGTCGGGCGTGAACGCGAGCACGTTCTCCAGCCGTTCGAGGATCTCCTCCTCCAGTTCGACGTGGCCCCGATCCGTCCCCTCGGCGCGCTCGACGGTGAGCTCCATCACGTCGAGGTTCTCCTCGCGGTCGAGGTCGATGCGGTAGTGGGGCGCGACGCCGTCGATGTCGAGCACCACGTCCTCGATCTCGCTGGGGTAGAGGTTCACGCCACGGACGATCAGCAGGTCGTCCGCGCGGCCGGTGACGTTGTCCATCCGGACCATCGTCCGCCCGCACTCACACTCCTCGTAGGTGAGCGTCGTCAGGTCGCCGGTCCGGTAGCGCAGGACGGGCAGTGCCTCCTTCGACAGCGTCGTGAGCACGAGTTCGCCCTCCTCGCCTTCCTCGACGGGGTCGCCCGTCTGCGGATCGACGACTTCGGGCAGGAAGCGGTCCTCCCAGATGTGGAGGCCGTCCTGTGCCTCGTGGCACTCGTTCGAGACGCCCGGGCCGACGATCTCGGAGAGCCCGTAGATGTCGATCCCCGTCACGTTCAGCCGCTGCTCGATCTCCTCACGCATCGGGTCGGTGCAGGGCTCGGCGCCGAAGATCACCGTCGAGATGGGCAGCTCTCGCGGGTCGAGGCCCATCTCCTCGGCGGTCTCGGCGAGATAGAGCGCGTAGGAGGGCGTGCAGGTGAACACGTCGCTCTCTAAGTCCCGCATCAGCTCGATCTGGCGTTGGGTCTGCCCGCCGCCGATGGGGATTACGGTCGCACCCAATTCCTCGACGCCGTAGTGGAGCCCGAGCCCGCCAGTGAACAGCCCGTAGCCGTAGGCGTTCTGGACGGTGTCGCCGGACTCGACGCCCGCCGCCGCGAGCGAGCGCGCGACCACCTCGCTCCAGACGTCCACGTCGCCGTCGGTGTAGGCGACGATCTTGGGTTTCCCCGTCGTCCCGGAAGAGGCGTGAATCCGGCTCACCTCGTCGTCGTCGACGGCGAACAGCCCGTCGGGGTACTCGTCGCGGAAGTCCTCCTTGGTCGTCGTCGGGAGCTTCCGGACGTCGTCGACACCGTCGATCTCGGCGGGGTCGACGCCCGCTTCGTCCAGCTTCTCGCGGTAGAACGGGACGTTCTCGTAGGCGTTCTCGACCGTCTCCCGGAGTCGCTCCGCTTGGAGGTCGCGGATCGCCGCGCGGTCGGCGTCCTCTATGGGCTTGTGTACCATAGTCGGGCGCTCGGCCGACGAGAGTAAAAATCATGATGATCCCGACGCGTCGAAACCCACCGACAGAACGCGGATCGGCGACGATCGCGTGCTCCCACGGGAAGGCTTTTCGTCGGACCGCCGGAATCGTCGTCCCATGCGCGAGGCGTACATCATCGGCGCGGGGCAGACCCCCTTCGGCGCGATGCCTGGCGAGAGCTATCGGTCGCTGTTCGCCGACGCCGTCGACGCGGCGTTCGACAGCGTCCCCGACGGTATCGACACCGGCGAGATCGACGAGGCGGTCGTCGGCACGCTCGGCGTCGGCGGGCGACAGATCGGACTCTCCGCCCCGGCAGTCACCGAACACGCCGGCCTCCACGGCGTCCCGAGCACGCGCGTCGAGAACGCGTGTGCGGCTTCGGGCTACGCGGTCAGACAGGCCGTACAGGCCGTCCGAAGCGGGATGGCCGACGTGGCGCTTGCGGGCGGCGTCGAAGTGATGTCCGACCTGAGCGGCGACGCGGCGAAGTACTGGCTCGGCGTCTCCGGCGAGACCGAGTGGGAGCGCCTGACCGGCACCACGTTCGCCGGCGTCTACGCCCAGATGGCTAGCGCGTACTTCGACCGCTACGACGCGACGCCGGAGCATCTCTCGCAGGTCGCCGTCAAGAACCACAAAAACGGCGCGAAGAACGACAAGGCCCACCTCGGCTTCGAGTGCTCGCTCGAGGACGCGCGGGACGCGCCGGTCGTCGCCGATCCGCTGAACCTCTATCACTGCTGTCCGACCTCCGACGGCGCCGCCGCGGTGCTCGTCGCGAGCGAGGACGCCGTCGGGGCGTACACCGACGAGCCGATCCGCGTCGCGGGGGTCGGCGCGGCAAGCGAGCGAGTAGGGCTGTTTCAGCGCGACACCTACACCGGGATCGACGCGTCGATGGAGGCTGCCGCCGAGGCGTACGACCGGGCGGGGATCGAGCCCGACGAGCTCGACTTCGCGGAGGTCCACGACTGCTTCGCGATCGCGGAACTGCTGGCCTACGAGGACCTCGGCTTCTGTGGCCGCGGCGAGGCGGGCGAACTGATCGACGCTGGCGCGACCGAGCTCGGGGGCGAACTCCCGGTCAACGCCTCCGGCGGGCTGAAGTCGAAGGGTCACCCGATCGGCGCGACCGGCGCCGGGCAGATCGCGGAGGCGTACAAACAGCTCCGCGGCGAAGCCGGCGAACGCCAAGTCCAGGATGCCGAACTCGGCTTGACCCACAACGTCGGCGGCAGCGGCGGCGCAGCGGTCGTGCACGTCCTCGAACGGGAGGTGGGCCGATGAGCGACGGCGACGGCACGACTGATGAACCCGGGATCGCCGCGATCGGCGCGTACACGCCCCGGCTCAGGATCGACGCAGCGGAGTTCGAAGACGCGTGGGGACGGTTCGACGCGGCGGGCGTCGAGCGGAAGGCAGTCCCCGAGGCCGACGAGGACGCGCTCACGATGGGGATCGAGGCGGCCCGACGCGCGCTCGACGCCGCCGACCGCGACGGCGACGAGATCGCCCACCTCGCGTTCGCGACCACGACGCCGCCGATGGCCGAAGAGGATCTCACGCCGCGGCTCGCGAGCGTGCTCGACGCGCCCGGGGACGCGGACACGCGCACGCTCACGGCCAGCACCCGCGCCGGCGCACAGGCGCTCGCCGGGGCGCTCGATGCGGGCCCGTGGAGCGGATCGGCGGGCAACGGGATCGGCCTCGTCGTCGTCGCCGACTGCCCGCGCGGCGAGCCGGACAGCGAGATCGAACACGCCGCGGGCGCCGGCGCGGCCGCGCTCGTGCTCGCCGCCGGCGCGCCCGGCACCGTCGTCGACCGCGGTTCGTACGTCCAATCCTACCCCGGAACGCGGTTCCGGGAAGCTGGGAGCGAGGAGACGACGGGGCTCGGCGTCACCCAGTACGACCGCGAGGCGTTCACGACCGCGCTCGGCGGCGCTGTCGACGCACTCGACGTCGACCTAGCTAGCGCCGACGCCGCGGCGGTGCAGTCGCCGGACGGCAAGCTCCCCTACCGCGCCGCAGGCGCGCTGGGCGTCGACACCGAGACGATCGCGGCCGCGGAGACGGTCAGCCACCTCGGCGATACGGGCGCGGCGAGCGCGTTCCTCGGCGTCGCGTCGGCGTTCGACGATGGCACGGAGCGCGTGCTGCTCGCGGCCTACGGTAGCGGCGCGGGCGCGAACGCGCTCGTAGTCGACGGCTCGATTCCCGTCGACGCCGCGCTGTCGGGGGCGACCGATCTCTCCTACGCCGAGTACCTCCGCCGGCGCGGCGAGATCACGACCGGCGAGCCCGAGGGCGGCGGCGCGTACGTCAGCGTCCCCTCGTGGCAGCGCACGACGCCCCAGCGTCACCGACTGGCCGCCGGACGATGTCCGAACTGCGGCGCGCTGAACTTCCCGCCCGGCGGCGCCTGTGGTGACTGCCACGCCCGGGTCGAGGAGTACGAACGGGTCGAACTCACTGGGGAAGGCACCATCGAGGCGACCACCACGATCGCACAGGGCGGGGCGCCGCCGGAGTTCGTCGAGCAGCAGTCCCGAAGCGGCCCGTTCGTGAGCGCGATCGTCGCTCTCGACGGTCCCGACGGCGACAGCGTGAGCGTCCCCTCGCAGGTGCTCGCGGACGGCGAGAGCGTCGAGATCGGGACGCGCGTCGCCGCGACGATCCGCCGGATCTACACGCAGGAGGGCGTGACCCGCTACGGGTTCAAGCTGCGAGCGATCGAGCGGCAGCGGTAGTCGGCTGGGCGCTTCGACGATTTTCAGCGACTCCGTGTCACGCGGTTTTTTCTCGGCACCGGCCCCTCTCAGGCGCATGCACGTAGCCGTACTCGGCGCCGGCACGATGGGACACGGGATCGCCCAGGTATCGGCCATGGCGGGCCACGACGTGTGGCTCCGGGACATCGAGCGGGAACTCGTCGACGACGGGCTCGACGCCATCGAGGCGAACCTCCAAGGCGGCGTCGAGCGCGACAAAGTCACCGAGGAGGAGAAGGACGCCACGCTCGATCGCATCGCCGGCACGACCTCGCTCGAAGACGCGGTCGGCGACGCTGAGATCGTGATCGAGGCGGTGCCCGAGCAGATGGAGATCAAACAGGAGACGTTCGCGGACGTGGAGTCCCACGTCGACGAGGACGCGATTATCGCTTCCAACACCTCCTCGCTGTCGCTGACGGAGATCGCGAGCACGCTGGATCGTCCGGACCGCGCGGTGGGTCTGCACTTCTTCAACCCCGTGCACATTATGGAATTGGTGGAAATTGTCGTCGCCGAGCAAACGAGCGATCGGGCGCTGGAGCGCGCCCACGAGTTCGTCGAGGGGATCGACCGGACCCCGGTCGAAGTGACCGACTCGCCGGGATTCGCCTCGTCTCGGCTCGGTGTCGCACTCGGCGTCGAAGCCATGCGGATGGTGCAGGAGGGTGTCGCCTCGCCCGAGGATATCGACGCCGCGATGGAGCTCGGCTACAACCACCCGCAGGGGCCGATCGCGCTGGGGGACGTGGTCGGGCTCGACGTGCGGCTGGATATCCTCGAGCACCTCCGGGAGGAGCTCGGCGAGCGATTCCGGCCGCCCCAGATCCTGAAACGAAAGGTCCGGGCCGGCAAGCTCGGCAAGAAGAGCGGCGAGGGGTTCTACGTCTGGGAGGACGGTGAGATCGTCGGCACTAGCGGCGACTGGGGTGAGAAACAGTGATCGAGGAGGTCGCGGCCGACTGCGAGACCGTCGACGCCGAGGTCGGGGCTCGGGGCGACCGCGTGGCCACGGTCACGCTCCGCCGGCCGGACGCCCGGAACGCGCTGAACGCTCAACTCCGTGAGGAGCTTGCCGACGTGATCGACGCGGTGGAGGGGGAGGAGGTCCGGGCGGTCGTGCTCACCGGCGCCGAGGAGGCCGGCGCCTTCGCCGCCGGCGCGGACGTGACCGAACTCCGGGAGCGCGACGCGCTCGAACAGCGCGAGGCCAGCAAGCGCCCGCGGGTGTACGAACACGTCGCGGACTGCCCGATGCCGGTGATCGCCCGGATCAACGGCCACGCCCTCGGCGGCGGCTGCGAGCTGATCCAGGCCTGTGACGTCCGGATCGCCCACGAGGACGCCAAGATCGGCCAGCCCGAGATCACGCTCGGCATCATGCCCGGCGGCGGCGGCACCCAGCGGCTCCCCCGGCTGGTCGGCGAGGGGCAGGCCATGCGCCTGATCCTCTCCGGCGAACTGATCGACGCCGCGGAGGCCGCGGAGATCGGACTCGTCGACGGGGTACACGGCGACGACGGCTTCGACGATGCAGTGAACGAGCTCGCGGCGTCGATGGCCGCGAACAGCCCGGTCGCGCTGGAGTTCGCCAAGCAGTCGGTGAAAGCAGCCTCGCAACTGGGGCTGGAAGACGGCATCGAGTACGAGGCCGAACTGTTCGCCCAGCTGTTCGCGACCCACGACAAGGACGAGGGAATCGACGCGTTCCTCGAGGACCGCGACCCCGAGTGGCAGGGCGAGTAGCGGCCGCGGAGGAAGGTTTTTGCGCCGGTCCGGAAATCCTCAGCCATGGACGTCGAGGCGTTCTTAGAGCGCATGCCGTTCACGGACCTGCTGGGCATCGAGGTGACGGAAGTCGGCGACGGCCACGCCGAGGGCCGCGTCGAGATGCGAGAGGAGCTGGCGTGGGATGCCGAGGGGACGACGGCCCACGGCGGCGTCACGTTCACGCTCGCGGACACCGTCGGCGGCGCCGCACTCCTCTCGCAGGTGGAGCAGCCGGTCCCGACTATCGACATGCGCATCGACTACCTGGAAGCGGGGACCGGGGATTTCTCGGCCGCAGCGGAGGTGGTCCGGCTCGGCGACGATATCGCTGTCGTCGAAGTGACCGTGTGCAGCGAGGGGACTCACGTCCCCGACGCTCGCGGGGTGTACAAGACGGGGTGAGGCGCCAATAAATCGTTAATAGCGATATCGAAATTCGGCAATCCCGGCTCCAGTGTTGCCGGCGGGACTGGCTTTATGCCACACTGACCCAAGATAGAGCCATGTCAACTGAAGAGACCGACGTAGTCGTGATCGGTGCCGGGCCGGGCGGCTACGTCGCCGCGATCCGTGCCGCACAGCGGGGCCTCGAAACCACCATCGTCGAGCGCGGCGAGCCGGGCGGCGTCTGCCTCAACCACGGCTGCATCCCCTCGAAGGCGCTGATCGACGTGGCACGCGCCGCGGGCGGGGTCGGCCGGATGACGGATCGCGGCGTCCACGCGCAGCCGACGGTCGCGTTCGACGAGCTGAGCGAGTGGCAGGATTCGGTCGTCGACCGGCTCACCGGTGGCGTCGAACAGCTCCTCGGCGCAAACGGCGTGACCTACCGGGAGGGGACTGCCCGCTTCCGTGACGAGCACACCGTCGAGATCGACCCGCCGTCGCTGACCGCCGACTCGACGACGCTCTCCTTCGAGCACGCGGTGATCGCGACCGGGAGTCGGCCGATCGAGCTCCCGGGGTTCTCGTTCGACGACGAGCCGGTGTTGAGCTCCCGCGACGTGCTCGATCTCTCCGAGCGACCCGACCGGCTGGTCGTCGTCGGCGCGGGCTACATCGGGATGGAGCTCTCGACGGCGTTCGCCGAGTTGGGCACCGACGTGACCGTCCTCGAAGCGCTCGACGACCCGTTGCCGGCCTACGGCGACGAGCTCGTCGAGCCGGTCGCCGAGCGCGCCCGCGAGCTGGGGATCTCCTTCTCCTTCGCCGAGGCCGCACAGGAGTGGTACGAGGACATCACGGGCGCACCGGTCGTCGTCACCGAGACCGAGGAGGGGGACCAGCAGGAGTACGAAGCCGATGCCGTGCTCGTCGCCGTCGGTCGCCGCCCGGTCGCCGACACGGTCGATCCGGACGCTGCGGGTGTGACGGTCGACGACGACGGGTTCGTCGTCACGGGGAAGAACGGGGAGACCAGTCAGGAGCACATCTACGCCGTCGGCGACGTGGCGGGCGAGCCGATGCTGGCCCACGAGGCCAGCCACGCGGCACTGCACGCCGTCGAAGATATCGCGGGCGGGGATCCCGGCCCGGTCGGGCCCGTCCCGAGCGTCGTGTTCACCGAGCCCGAGATCGCAACCGTCGGGGTCGCTCCGGATGCTGCGGAGCGGGATGTCACCGTCGGCCGGATGGCGTTCCGCGGGAACGGCCGCGCGCTCACCGCGGGCGAGGAGGAAGGGTTCGTGCAGGTCGTCGCCGA from Halolamina sediminis encodes:
- a CDS encoding thiolase domain-containing protein, whose amino-acid sequence is MREAYIIGAGQTPFGAMPGESYRSLFADAVDAAFDSVPDGIDTGEIDEAVVGTLGVGGRQIGLSAPAVTEHAGLHGVPSTRVENACAASGYAVRQAVQAVRSGMADVALAGGVEVMSDLSGDAAKYWLGVSGETEWERLTGTTFAGVYAQMASAYFDRYDATPEHLSQVAVKNHKNGAKNDKAHLGFECSLEDARDAPVVADPLNLYHCCPTSDGAAAVLVASEDAVGAYTDEPIRVAGVGAASERVGLFQRDTYTGIDASMEAAAEAYDRAGIEPDELDFAEVHDCFAIAELLAYEDLGFCGRGEAGELIDAGATELGGELPVNASGGLKSKGHPIGATGAGQIAEAYKQLRGEAGERQVQDAELGLTHNVGGSGGAAVVHVLEREVGR
- a CDS encoding OB-fold domain-containing protein; its protein translation is MSDGDGTTDEPGIAAIGAYTPRLRIDAAEFEDAWGRFDAAGVERKAVPEADEDALTMGIEAARRALDAADRDGDEIAHLAFATTTPPMAEEDLTPRLASVLDAPGDADTRTLTASTRAGAQALAGALDAGPWSGSAGNGIGLVVVADCPRGEPDSEIEHAAGAGAAALVLAAGAPGTVVDRGSYVQSYPGTRFREAGSEETTGLGVTQYDREAFTTALGGAVDALDVDLASADAAAVQSPDGKLPYRAAGALGVDTETIAAAETVSHLGDTGAASAFLGVASAFDDGTERVLLAAYGSGAGANALVVDGSIPVDAALSGATDLSYAEYLRRRGEITTGEPEGGGAYVSVPSWQRTTPQRHRLAAGRCPNCGALNFPPGGACGDCHARVEEYERVELTGEGTIEATTTIAQGGAPPEFVEQQSRSGPFVSAIVALDGPDGDSVSVPSQVLADGESVEIGTRVAATIRRIYTQEGVTRYGFKLRAIERQR
- a CDS encoding 3-hydroxyacyl-CoA dehydrogenase family protein encodes the protein MHVAVLGAGTMGHGIAQVSAMAGHDVWLRDIERELVDDGLDAIEANLQGGVERDKVTEEEKDATLDRIAGTTSLEDAVGDAEIVIEAVPEQMEIKQETFADVESHVDEDAIIASNTSSLSLTEIASTLDRPDRAVGLHFFNPVHIMELVEIVVAEQTSDRALERAHEFVEGIDRTPVEVTDSPGFASSRLGVALGVEAMRMVQEGVASPEDIDAAMELGYNHPQGPIALGDVVGLDVRLDILEHLREELGERFRPPQILKRKVRAGKLGKKSGEGFYVWEDGEIVGTSGDWGEKQ
- a CDS encoding PaaI family thioesterase, which produces MDVEAFLERMPFTDLLGIEVTEVGDGHAEGRVEMREELAWDAEGTTAHGGVTFTLADTVGGAALLSQVEQPVPTIDMRIDYLEAGTGDFSAAAEVVRLGDDIAVVEVTVCSEGTHVPDARGVYKTG
- the paaK gene encoding phenylacetate--CoA ligase PaaK, with the translated sequence MVHKPIEDADRAAIRDLQAERLRETVENAYENVPFYREKLDEAGVDPAEIDGVDDVRKLPTTTKEDFRDEYPDGLFAVDDDEVSRIHASSGTTGKPKIVAYTDGDVDVWSEVVARSLAAAGVESGDTVQNAYGYGLFTGGLGLHYGVEELGATVIPIGGGQTQRQIELMRDLESDVFTCTPSYALYLAETAEEMGLDPRELPISTVIFGAEPCTDPMREEIEQRLNVTGIDIYGLSEIVGPGVSNECHEAQDGLHIWEDRFLPEVVDPQTGDPVEEGEEGELVLTTLSKEALPVLRYRTGDLTTLTYEECECGRTMVRMDNVTGRADDLLIVRGVNLYPSEIEDVVLDIDGVAPHYRIDLDREENLDVMELTVERAEGTDRGHVELEEEILERLENVLAFTPDELTLVESGGIARSEVGKVQRVYDHR
- a CDS encoding enoyl-CoA hydratase/isomerase family protein — encoded protein: MIEEVAADCETVDAEVGARGDRVATVTLRRPDARNALNAQLREELADVIDAVEGEEVRAVVLTGAEEAGAFAAGADVTELRERDALEQREASKRPRVYEHVADCPMPVIARINGHALGGGCELIQACDVRIAHEDAKIGQPEITLGIMPGGGGTQRLPRLVGEGQAMRLILSGELIDAAEAAEIGLVDGVHGDDGFDDAVNELAASMAANSPVALEFAKQSVKAASQLGLEDGIEYEAELFAQLFATHDKDEGIDAFLEDRDPEWQGE